In Apis cerana isolate GH-2021 linkage group LG5, AcerK_1.0, whole genome shotgun sequence, a single genomic region encodes these proteins:
- the LOC108003307 gene encoding ras-related protein Rab-26-like produces MTTYASFQQYEVLDSEGYGSASSPESNPRSWAQQEIYPQPPRSRGSSCGSVSSVDCQNREYQEIGATNGTFRLAATPASFNLETEFYESSYYQQQACRNEHHHHCHHHHNSNNNNHHHHHHHHHHHHHRDHEIGHSSSGCNSRTMREKNECANVYDGCVTVARADFSTTGQDGKQNVPPKMDQQHHHHHQRNTDTLGNDRCDFVGQSEESFFGIPKGDGFLARNNSGENSYGQRSDIVYLGGTYASHVQRNEGYVVEQGEGEGGKRDTARYQGKIEYTSGEKTRESVHHNRMKNGTTPGIEVLRKRRLAANARERRRMNSLNDAFDRLRDVVPSLGNDRKLSKFETLQMAQTYIAALYELLQRE; encoded by the coding sequence ATGACCACTTACGCCAGCTTCCAGCAATACGAGGTGTTGGATTCGGAGGGTTACGGGTCGGCGAGTAGCCCGGAATCGAATCCGCGTAGCTGGGCCCAACAGGAGATATACCCTCAACCGCCGAGATCTAGGGGTAGCAGTTGCGGGAGCGTGAGCTCGGTCGATTGTCAGAATCGCGAGTACCAGGAGATCGGCGCGACGAACGGCACTTTCCGCTTGGCCGCCACCCCCGCTTCCTTCAACCTCGAAACCGAGTTCTACGAGTCCTCTTACTATCAACAACAAGCTTGCCGGAACGAGCATCATCATCATTGCCATCATCATCATAatagtaataacaataatcatcaccatcatcaccaccaccatcatcatcatcatcatcgtgaTCACGAAATCGGCCACTCCTCGAGCGGATGCAACTCGAGGACGATGAGGGAGAAGAACGAGTGCGCGAACGTTTACGACGGATGTGTGACCGTGGCCCGTGCCGATTTCTCCACCACCGGTCAAGATGGTAAACAGAACGTGCCGCCAAAAATGGACCAGcaacatcatcatcatcatcagcGCAACACGGATACTTTGGGGAACGACAGGTGCGATTTCGTCGGGCAGAGCGAGGAGAGCTTCTTCGGTATCCCGAAAGGTGATGGTTTTTTGGCTAGGAATAATAGCGGGGAGAACTCTTATGGGCAGAGGAGCGACATTGTTTATTTGGGTGGCACGTACGCGTCCCATGTGCAGAGGAACGAGGGCTACGTTGTCGAGCAGGGCGAGGGGGAGGGCGGGAAGCGCGACACGGCCAGGTACCAGGGGAAGATCGAATACACGTCCGGTGAAAAGACGAGGGAGAGCGTGCATCACAACAGGATGAAAAACGGGACGACGCCTGGTATAGAGGTGTTGAGGAAGAGACGGCTGGCCGCGAACGCGCGGGAAAGAAGAAGGATGAACAGTCTGAACGACGCGTTCGACAGGCTGAGGGACGTGGTACCTAGTTTGGGCAACGACAGAAAGCTGAGCAAGTTCGAGACTCTGCAAATGGCGCAGACTTATATCGCGGCGTTGTACGAGTTGCTGCAAAGAGAGTGA
- the LOC108003353 gene encoding venom acid phosphatase Acph-1, translating into MNTTWTLRFIVCLLCCRASLAELKLVQTIFRHGNKMPSNINFYPNDPYINYTYEPAGEGGLTNVGKTTMYKVGQFFRERYEDLLGEIYTKENIWFRSDEIDRTVMSGQLVAAGLYPPSKQQRWNSDLNWQPIPVWTMPITMDCLYNTQYSAKYYTLRNIVEKTDKDVIQFEKDNKDTYKYLSEHTGGNITQSNVLLLYQYLFDQRNIGLELPEWTKSVFPYGKLDELATYDILIRTRTLESKQILAGIWIREWLNHVNDYISKKDARKAFMYAAHDPNIACILSALDNFDNEIPYYGNSLMFELHEDDNEYYVQVLYKNKDNIRVLKFPNCDNMCSLDEFKKFVKPLISINMEEICAQK; encoded by the exons aTGAATACCACGTGGACTTTAAGATTCATCGTTTGCCTCCTTTGTTGTCGAGCATCTTTGGCAGAACTGAAACTTGTACAGACGATATTTAGACATGGGAACAAAATGCCatcgaatatcaatttttatcccaACGAtccttatattaattatacttacgAGCCAGCGGGAGAAGGAGGTTTAACAAAT GTTGGTAAAACGACCATGTACAAAGTTGGCCAATTCTTTCGAGAAAGATACGAGGATTTATTGGGAGAAATTTacacgaaagaaaatatttggttTCGCTCGGACGAGATAGATAGAACTGTAATGAGTGGACAACTCGTGGCAGCTGGACTATATCCACCTTCCAAACAACAAAG gTGGAATTCAGATTTGAATTGGCAACCTATACCTGTATGGACAATGCCAATTACTATGGATTGCCTTTATAATACTCAGTATTCtgcaaaatattatacgtTGAGAAACATAGTGGAAAAAACGGACAAAGATGTGATACAATTTGAGAAAGATAACAAagatacttataaatatttgtccgAACACACAGGTGGTAACATCACACAATCAAATGtgcttttattatatcaatatttattcgatcag agaaatattGGTTTAGAATTACCAGAATGGACGAAATCAGTTTTTCCTTACGGAAAACTTGACGAATTAGCTACATACGATATTTTGATTCGTACTCGTACTCTGGAATCGAAGCAAATATTAGCTG GAATATGGATTCGCGAATGGTTGAATCAtgttaatgattatataagcAAAAAAGATGCGCGAAAAGCGTTTATGTATGCGGCGCATGATCCAAATATCGCATGTATACTTTCTGCATTGGATAATTTCGACAATGAAATTCCTTACTATGGTAATAGTCTGATGTTTGAATTACACGAAGacgataatgaatattatgttCAG gtactttataaaaataaggataatATTCGAGTTCTCAAATTTCCTAATTGTGATAATATGTGCTCATTAgatgaatttaagaaattcgTAAAGCctttaatatcgattaatatggaagaaatatgtgcacaaaaataa